The Flavobacterium faecale genomic sequence TTTAAACTTTGAAAATCGGAGCTATAACTATCGTCAATCAAATTGCAATTGTTGATTCCGTTTTTCACTTCCAAACGCATTTCAACAGGATACAAAAGCGCCATTCTCGCGTTTATGCTCACCTCATCATACTTCATATATAGGAGCACCAACAGGCAAGTGATAGCATTTTCGACCGAAGCTTTGTCTTCAAACGGAATTTCAATCTCAAAAATAGCGCCTTCAAAACGATAGGTAATGGTAGTCTTTTGATCTTCGAAGGTAGTTTTCGAAATAAACACAGCCGCAGATTCATCCACATCACTCCATGAAAAAGTAGTAATCGTTGGCGCAATCAAGGCATCGACTTTGGGATCTTTTTTATAAATAAGAACTGAAACACGCTCAAAAAGTTTCAGTTTCTCTTTGATTTTTTGATTGGTATTTTCAAAACCCTCATCGTGCGATGTACCTATGTTGGTCAAAACACCGATAGTAGGCTGCACAATGGGTTCGAGCTTTTCCATCTCAGACACGGTAGAAATTCCGGCTTCGAATATCCCTAGATTGTGTTTTTCGTTAATACCAATAACCGACAACGGAACGCCTACTTGTGAATTAAAACTTTTGGGACTGCGGATAATGGTATAATCCGGACTCAACAAAAAGTTAAGCCATTCTTTTACAATCGTTTTACCATTGCTCCCTGTAATACCAATGACTGGAAAATGGAAAAGTCCGCGGTAGTATATGGCAAACTTTTGCAAAGCCTCCAAAGTGTTTTCGACCACCAAAAAGTTTGCTTTATCAACCAATTCTTCTGGAATGTACCGCACAACAAAATTGCGAACACCACCAGCAATAAGATCTTTTATGTATTGATGACCGTCATTATTAGGTCCTATTATCGAAAAAAACAAGGTAGCATTACCATTGTGTGAAGATCGGCTATCGATGGATACATGATCAATGGTTTCCGCACTAACATTGGAAGTACAATTCGCCCCTAAAATCGAAATAATATTGTTTAACTGAATACTCATAATCGTTTTGAATCTTCTTCAAAAATAACACTTCTTAGTCAGTTTACGAACAACCAACATGACAAATACCACAAATGAATTTGATCGCTCTACAATACAAAGCCGCCAAACCTATTATGATACTACAATTTTATTATATTTGTTTATCGAACCAAAAACAGTATTTTGAAAAAATTTCTCGTACCCTTTTCATATCTCTTTCACCCACTGTTCATTCCGTTGTATGCGACTTTTTTTTACGTCTTTGCAAATCATTCGACGCAAATCACAAAAGAAAAATTATTGATTTTTTTACAGGTATTTGTAGTCACTGTCGTATTGCCCTTGCTGGTTTTTTATTTACTAAAATCGCTTGGAACTATCAGCTCGATGATGGCACCCAAAATTAGCGAACGTAAATTGCCACTGGTTATACAGTCTTTTTTATTGATTTTGTTGGTAAAAAAAGGAATTACAGTAGAAAGATATCCTGAGTTTCACTTTTTTTTCTTGGGAGCCTTACTCAGTACTCTACTCGCTTTGGTACTATTATTTTTAAAGACAAAAGCCAGCTTACACATGATGGGTATAAGTGCATTGACGCTCTTTGTACTTGGATTAAGCATGCATTTTCAAACTCAAAACACCTATTGGATTAGCTTTTTCATCTTAATGAATGGTGTTGTAGCATCATCCCGACTAGAAATGAAAGCTCATAGTCCATACGAACTCAGTATTGGTTTTTTGATTGGTAGTGTTCCGCAAATACTATTGCTGTACGTTTGGTTATAAAATGTAGAAAACCAACCCTAAATTTAGCGCATTCATTTTAATTTTTTCATTCGAAATGGCAGCTGATTTAAACAAAGAATTCAAACCATAATAGGCATAAATATTAAAGGTGTTATAACCTGTTGCTAAATAGATTCCGTATTGAAATTTATTAAAGTCGGTATTGTTATTGATTTTTGTGGTCACATTGTCAACAGTTGAAACGTAGTGATCATATAGTACATAACTAAATTTTACGCCCCCATAAATTCTCCAAAACTTATACGATTGATAGGTTGATGTACGCCAACGAAATTCCAATGGAACATCAATGGACAACTGTGAAAATCTATTTTTGCTATAATCAGCATCCGATGCAAACAAAGAATAGGTATTGCTTTGCCCAGTTGGAGTGATGTTTAGGTTTTGCAAATAATTGTTGTATGTAAAACCAACACCCGTAGCAAGGGCTATTGTTCTCGTTTTATTCACAGGCATATCCCTCAAAAAACCCGCAGAAAACCCCGTGCTAAATTTAGTTTGATCCAAGCTTGCCGGCCTATTCTGTAACGTATTATACGTAAATCCAAAATAAAACTGATCTTCACGGTATAACGAATCAGCAACTATGATAGTTGGTTTTTCAAGTACCTCCTCTTCCTGTGCTTGTATGCTAACAAATGAAAAAAGAGTAAAAAGAAGCAGTAATTGTCGCATGGAAATCTGAGATTTTAGTTTGAAAACCCTATTCAAGTGGCAAACAGAATTTAATACAAATATAAAAAATTTAATGCAGGAAGATACCCGTTATCAAATTACATCCTTTTTTATCCCTAAAAACAAAAACCACCAAACTATAAAGTATAGCCTGGTGGTTTTAACAAATAATCTAACAACGATTTTATTTTTTTACAATCTTAGAAATTGATGATTTATTATCAGAAACAATTTTTACAAAATATACTCCAGAAGATAAACTAGAGATAGAAAGTTGGTGATTTGTAGAAACATTTTTTGCAGAAAGAACAGTAGCTCCAAGGCTATTAAACACTGTAATATCTCCTCCATTAATCGAGTTAATAGTAACCGCATCTGTCGTTGGATTTGGGTACATGCTCACACCTTCTAATGTGTTTTCTTTTACACCTAGAGTTGTTGCAATAGTCGCAGACATTTTATCAAAATAGAATATATTTCCGTTAGCCGCATTTGTAGGTGCTCCATCAGTATAATTTACACCAAAAAACATGGTAACTCCTTCGATTCCTGCATCTGTAAATGGCAAGTCAAAAGTTAACTCTTCCCATGCTCCAGAAAAATTAGTAGTCGACTTAATCGCCGTTGGAAAATTTGATGTATTACTCCCAGATGCATCAGTGGTTTTCAACCTTACAATAATCTCTGCTGGAGTAGTTCTATTTGTTTTAACCCAAAGTTTTACAGTTGCTGTTTTGTTAACAAGTGAATTGGCTGCATAGGTTTTTTTATAGTTACTAAAACTCCAAAAATTACTCGTTTGATCTTCTGTAAATTCATTTTTCATGCTTGCAGAACCTTCTTTTGGCGCTGTAAAAGACAAACTTCTTGAGGCACCGTTACCGGTATAAAAAGCCACCCCAGTTGGATCTTCAAAATTTGGATTTTGAACAAATTCAGAATATTCAGTTGGAGGAATAGTCGTCAAGAATTCGATTTCATCAATAAACAACTTAGCCCCTGCAGGATCTGTAAGAGCACTAGACGCTCTAAACAATAAATCCAAACGAGTAATCTCACCTGTAAGCGCAGTTATATCTAAGTATATTGTTTGATACCCACCCGCCTCTTTAGGCGCTATCACGTTAGATATTGTAGTATTAGGGAAAGATACCCCAGCTCCAGTTGTTCCAGCAGGTCTAAACGTACCTGAAACCTGAACATTCACAGCTTCTGTTAAATTTTTAACTCTTATTTTAATGAAGTTATATACATCTGCGTTCAAAACAATAAAAGCATCAGCACCACCTTGTCCTCTTCTGATGTTTGCATTGTTATTGGTTGCAGAACCTGCTCCATCTGTACGATCTAAAGTAATTTCTCCATCAGCAGTTAATCCACCAGTTGCATTGTAGGCAACTACTCCTGGTCCATAACCTTTTGACCACCCTTGCTCTGTTCCTGTAAAAGTATACTTTGTTGGACCTTGTTGTGCAAACATTGCTGAAGCTGCAAAAAATGCAATTCCGAAAGTTAATTTTTTAAGTAATTTTGTTCTCATAATAGTTTTTATTTATTAATTAGTAGTTTGAATTTAGGATCGAAATGAAAAGAAGCAGCAGGAAACCTTGACAGCAAAACAACTAACTTACACATTAACAAACCCTAACAATACAAAACTACCAATAGAACAACGGCAATATTAAAAGTATTTTAGCACACTATAGTCCTATTTTACCTTATACCCTGTATTTGATAATAATTGTGCATAAAAATTCACAAAGAGTAATTTTTCATGCAAAACAATAGGAATCTGCCAAAAAATCTATCGATGATGACACAAAAAAGTACTAGTAAATTTATTTTAACTTTATTACTGCTTAACTTTTAACATATAAAAACAGCTTCGAATTCTTTACATCTTACCCTATAGATGCATAACATGCGTATGCCTTCAACGACTAGATTACCTCTCTCGCCTACATACAAACAACATCAAGAAATAGAATGTAGCCATCTACAGCTTTGCTGCAGAAAGAACGTTTTTAAAAGCATCGACAAAGAGGTGTACTGCTTTTTTTTGGTACTCATTGTTTAACGTCAGAATAAACGAACTCCTTCCTGTTTTTACCCCTTCTAGTTTGACAGCTTTTAAATTCGGCCATCCAATCAAGGCCATTTCTGCTACAACGGTCGCCCAATGACTATTTTCTATGATTTGCAATAAAGGATGAATGGCGTTTAATTCTATAGAAATAGTAGGATGCATGTTGTTTTTTTCAAATAGGTTGTCTAGAAACTCCCGTGAATTAAAACCCCGTGAAGGTAGAATTAAGGGAATATTTTCTAAATCTCGAAAAGGTATTTTCTCTAACTTGGCCAACGGATTTGTTTTGGCAACAGCCATAATCAACTCCGATTCAAACAATGCAACCGACTTAATAGTAGAACTGATTTTATTAGCTGAAATCACGAGCACTAGATCTAGTTCGTTATTCAATAATTTTTGCTCTAAGGGTTCGGTGGCGCCAAATTCTACACTTATTTTGAGCTGTGGATACTTTTTTGCAAATGTTTGTACGACAGGCAAAACCAAGGCGCCAAAAATATAGGTTGCTCCTATTCGTAACTCACCTCCTATCATGGCATTTAAATCATCAATTGCCTGCTGACCTGATTGCACATCGTTGATTATTTGCTTAGCGTGTTTTAAAAAAACGGAACCCGCCTCTGTTAATTGGATTTTCTTGGCTGTTCTTAAAAACAAAGGCATCCCCAACTCTTCTTCTAGCTTTTTAATTTGTTGCGATAATGCTGACTGTGTGACAAAACATAACTCGGCTGCCTTGGTAAAATGAAGCACTTTTGAGGCTGTGATAAAATAGTGTAGTTGCTGAATT encodes the following:
- a CDS encoding T9SS type A sorting domain-containing protein, which codes for MRTKLLKKLTFGIAFFAASAMFAQQGPTKYTFTGTEQGWSKGYGPGVVAYNATGGLTADGEITLDRTDGAGSATNNNANIRRGQGGADAFIVLNADVYNFIKIRVKNLTEAVNVQVSGTFRPAGTTGAGVSFPNTTISNVIAPKEAGGYQTIYLDITALTGEITRLDLLFRASSALTDPAGAKLFIDEIEFLTTIPPTEYSEFVQNPNFEDPTGVAFYTGNGASRSLSFTAPKEGSASMKNEFTEDQTSNFWSFSNYKKTYAANSLVNKTATVKLWVKTNRTTPAEIIVRLKTTDASGSNTSNFPTAIKSTTNFSGAWEELTFDLPFTDAGIEGVTMFFGVNYTDGAPTNAANGNIFYFDKMSATIATTLGVKENTLEGVSMYPNPTTDAVTINSINGGDITVFNSLGATVLSAKNVSTNHQLSISSLSSGVYFVKIVSDNKSSISKIVKK
- a CDS encoding porin family protein → MRQLLLLFTLFSFVSIQAQEEEVLEKPTIIVADSLYREDQFYFGFTYNTLQNRPASLDQTKFSTGFSAGFLRDMPVNKTRTIALATGVGFTYNNYLQNLNITPTGQSNTYSLFASDADYSKNRFSQLSIDVPLEFRWRTSTYQSYKFWRIYGGVKFSYVLYDHYVSTVDNVTTKINNNTDFNKFQYGIYLATGYNTFNIYAYYGLNSLFKSAAISNEKIKMNALNLGLVFYIL
- a CDS encoding LysR substrate-binding domain-containing protein, which codes for MEIQQLHYFITASKVLHFTKAAELCFVTQSALSQQIKKLEEELGMPLFLRTAKKIQLTEAGSVFLKHAKQIINDVQSGQQAIDDLNAMIGGELRIGATYIFGALVLPVVQTFAKKYPQLKISVEFGATEPLEQKLLNNELDLVLVISANKISSTIKSVALFESELIMAVAKTNPLAKLEKIPFRDLENIPLILPSRGFNSREFLDNLFEKNNMHPTISIELNAIHPLLQIIENSHWATVVAEMALIGWPNLKAVKLEGVKTGRSSFILTLNNEYQKKAVHLFVDAFKNVLSAAKL